A region of Arabidopsis thaliana chromosome 5, partial sequence DNA encodes the following proteins:
- the J2 gene encoding DNAJ homologue 2 (DNAJ homologue 2 (J2); FUNCTIONS IN: unfolded protein binding, heat shock protein binding, ATP binding; INVOLVED IN: protein folding, response to salt stress; LOCATED IN: plasma membrane; EXPRESSED IN: 24 plant structures; EXPRESSED DURING: 15 growth stages; CONTAINS InterPro DOMAIN/s: Molecular chaperone, heat shock protein, Hsp40, DnaJ (InterPro:IPR015609), HSP40/DnaJ peptide-binding (InterPro:IPR008971), Chaperone DnaJ, C-terminal (InterPro:IPR002939), Heat shock protein DnaJ, N-terminal (InterPro:IPR001623), Heat shock protein DnaJ, cysteine-rich domain (InterPro:IPR001305), Heat shock protein DnaJ, conserved site (InterPro:IPR018253), Chaperone DnaJ (InterPro:IPR012724), Heat shock protein DnaJ (InterPro:IPR003095); BEST Arabidopsis thaliana protein match is: DNAJ homologue 3 (TAIR:AT3G44110.1); Has 30201 Blast hits to 17322 proteins in 780 species: Archae - 12; Bacteria - 1396; Metazoa - 17338; Fungi - 3422; Plants - 5037; Viruses - 0; Other Eukaryotes - 2996 (source: NCBI BLink).) yields the protein MFGRGPSRKSDNTKFYEILGVPKTAAPEDLKKAYKKAAIKNHPDKGGDPEKFKELAQAYEVLSDPEKREIYDQYGEDALKEGMGGGGGGHDPFDIFSSFFGSGGHPFGSHSRGRRQRRGEDVVHPLKVSLEDVYLGTTKKLSLSRKALCSKCNGKGSKSGASMKCGGCQGSGMKISIRQFGPGMMQQVQHACNDCKGTGETINDRDRCPQCKGEKVVSEKKVLEVNVEKGMQHNQKITFSGQADEAPDTVTGDIVFVIQQKEHPKFKRKGEDLFVEHTISLTEALCGFQFVLTHLDKRQLLIKSKPGEVVKPDSYKAISDEGMPIYQRPFMKGKLYIHFTVEFPESLSPDQTKAIEAVLPKPTKAAISDMEIDDCEETTLHDVNIEDEMKRKAQAQREAYDDDEEDHPGGAQRVQCAQQ from the exons ATGTTTGGAAGAGGACCTTCAAGGAAGAGCGATAACACAAAGTTCTACGAGATCCTTGGTGTTCCTAAGACCGCAGCACCAGAAGATCTCAAGAAAGCTTATAAGAAAGCCGCTATCAAAAACCATCCTGATAAGGGTGGTGATCCCGAAAAG TTTAAAGAGTTAGCACAGGCTTATGAAGTTTTAAGTGATCCTGAGAAGCGTGAGATCTATGATCAATATGGGGAAGATGCACTCAAGGAAGGAATgggtggtggaggtggtggacACGATCCATTTGatatcttctcttccttctttggtAGTGGTGGACACCCATTCGGAAGTCATAGCCGGGGAAGGAGGCAGAGGCGTGGTGAAGATGTTGTTCATCCCTTGAAGGTTTCCTTAGAGGATGTTTATCTCGGAACAACAAAGAAGCTCTCACTTTCTAGGAAGGCTTTGTGCTCAAAGTGTAACGG CAAGGGTTCAAAGTCTGGAGCTTCAATGAAATGTGGTGGCTGTCAAGGTTCGGGAATGAAGATCTCGATCAGGCAGTTTGGACCTGGAATGATGCAGCAGGTGCAGCATGCTTGTAATGATTGCAAAGGCACAGGAGAGACCATCAATGATCGGGACAGGTGTCCACAATGCAAAGGAGAGAAGGTTGTCTCTGAGAAGAAGGTGCTTGAAGTAAATGTGGAGAAGGGAATGCAACACAATCAGAAGATCACATTCAGTGGACAAGCCGATGAAGCG CCTGATACTGTCACCGGAGATATAGTGTTTGTCATTCAGCAGAAGGAGCACCCAAAGTTCAAAAGAAAGGGTGAGGATCTCTTTGTGGAGCACACCATCTCTCTAACCGAGGCCTTGTGTGGCTTCCAGTTTGTCTTGACCCATTTGGACAAAAGACAGCTTCTCATCAAATCCAAGCCCGGAGAGGTCGTCAAACCTG ATTCATACAAGGCGATAAGTGATGAGGGAATGCCAATATACCAAAGGCCGTTCATGAAGGGTAAGCTATACATTCACTTCACGGTTGAATTCCCGGAATCGCTGAGCCCGGATCAGACAAAGGCCATTGAAGCAGTTTTGCCAAAGCCAACCAAGGCAGCTATAAGCGATATGGAAATAGACGACTGCGAAGAGACGACTCTGCATGATGTGAACATTGAGGATGAGATGAAAAGGAAGGCGCAAGCTCAAAGAGAGGCTTATGATGACGATGAGGAAGATCACCCAGGCGGTGCTCAGCGTGTGCAATGTGCCCAGCAGTGA
- a CDS encoding Core-2/I-branching beta-1,6-N-acetylglucosaminyltransferase family protein (Core-2/I-branching beta-1,6-N-acetylglucosaminyltransferase family protein; FUNCTIONS IN: molecular_function unknown; INVOLVED IN: biological_process unknown; LOCATED IN: endomembrane system; CONTAINS InterPro DOMAIN/s: Core-2/I-Branching enzyme (InterPro:IPR021141); BEST Arabidopsis thaliana protein match is: Core-2/I-branching beta-1,6-N-acetylglucosaminyltransferase family protein (TAIR:AT3G52060.2); Has 580 Blast hits to 577 proteins in 24 species: Archae - 0; Bacteria - 12; Metazoa - 0; Fungi - 0; Plants - 550; Viruses - 0; Other Eukaryotes - 18 (source: NCBI BLink).): MFSNQFVLFFSLLLCLPFVFFFVAPHVFPSPPGESLIPISDEIDDRSLFIAAAGSTSLSHLSSGNPNPKLKIAFLFLTNSDLHFAPIWDRFFSGHSKSLYNVYVHADPFVNVTRPGNGSVFENAFIANAKRTARASPTLISATRRLLATAFLDDPANTYFAVLSQYCIPLHSFNYVYSSLFESSIFDKSDPDPNPNPRGIRILYRSFMELISDEPRLWKRYTARGRYAMMPEVPFEKFRVGSQFFVMTRRHALLTIKDRILWRKFKLPCYRSDECYPEEHYFPTLLNMKDPDGCTGYTLTRVNWTGTVKGHPYTYKPKEVVPELIQRLRRSNHSSSYFFARKFTPDCLKPLLAIADSVIFRD, translated from the coding sequence aTGTTCTCGAATCagtttgttctcttcttctctcttctcctatGTCTcccatttgttttcttctttgtagcGCCACATGTGTTTCCTTCTCCTCCTGGTGAATCTTTAATCCCAATCTCCGATGAGATTGATGACCGGAGTTTATTCATCGCCGCTGCTGGATCaacctctctttctcatctctcatctggaaaccctaaccctaagCTCAAGATTGCTTTTCTATTCCTCACCAACTCCGATCTCCATTTCGCGCCAATCTGGGATCGATTCTTCTCTGGTCATTCGAAATCTCTCTACAACGTCTATGTCCACGCAGATCCTTTTGTCAATGTCACAAGACCTGGGAATGGCTCTGTGTTTGAGAATGCCTTCATTGCAAACGCGAAACGCACCGCAAGAGCTTCTCCGACTCTTATCTCCGCCACGCGGCGCCTCCTCGCTACCGCTTTCCTTGATGACCCTGCGAACACTTACTTCGCTGTGCTCTCTCAGTATTGTATTCCTCTCCACTCGTTCAACTATGTTTATAGCTCTCTCTTTGAATCTTCAATTTTTGATAAATCTGATCCGGATCCGAATCCGAATCCGAGAGGTATTAGAATCTTGTATCGGAGTTTTATGGAACTGATATCTGATGAGCCTAGGCTTTGGAAACGGTACACTGCTAGAGGAAGGTATGCTATGATGCCTGAGGTTCCGTTTGAGAAATTCAGAGTTGGTTCGCAGTTCTTTGTTATGACTAGAAGACATGCTTTGTTAACAATCAAAGATCGGATCTTGTGGCGTAAATTCAAGCTCCCGTGTTATCGTTCTGATGAGTGTTACCCGGAGGAGCATTATTTCCCGACGCTGTTGAACATGAAGGATCCGGATGGTTGCACTGGGTATACGTTGACGCGAGTTAACTGGACTGGGACTGTGAAAGGACATCCTTATACTTACAAACCAAAGGAAGTTGTGCCAGAGTTGATCCAGAGACTCCGGCGATCGAATCACTCTAGCTCCTACTTTTTCGCCCGCAAATTTACTCCGGATTGCTTGAAGCCGCTTTTGGCCATTGCAGATTCTGTGATTTTCAGAGATTAA